A genome region from Jeongeupia sp. HS-3 includes the following:
- a CDS encoding ABC transporter ATP-binding protein translates to MTAADPIIRAEHLVCGYDDKIILDDVSFTVARGEVFVILGGSGCGKSTLLKNLIGLYRPLGGHAWLAGQDLTALEGAERLALYRKFGVAYQSGALFGSLSVLENVMLPLSEHTRLDAAAIELIARLKLRLVGLEAFADYVPASLSGGMQKRVAIARAIVLDPEIVFLDEPSAGLDPVTGAGLDALILQLSRSLGLTFVVVTHELASIMAIADTALMLDASVRGVIAVGAPAELAAHSPDERVQRFFQRKVAAS, encoded by the coding sequence ATGACAGCGGCCGACCCCATCATCCGCGCCGAACACCTCGTGTGCGGTTACGACGACAAGATCATCCTCGACGATGTCTCGTTCACCGTCGCGCGCGGCGAAGTGTTCGTGATCCTCGGCGGCTCGGGCTGCGGCAAATCGACGCTGCTGAAGAACCTCATCGGCCTGTACCGGCCGCTCGGTGGTCACGCCTGGCTCGCCGGGCAGGATCTCACCGCGCTGGAAGGCGCAGAACGGCTGGCGCTGTATCGCAAGTTCGGCGTCGCTTACCAGTCTGGCGCGCTGTTCGGCTCGCTCTCGGTCCTGGAAAACGTGATGCTGCCGCTGTCCGAGCACACCAGGCTTGATGCCGCCGCGATCGAACTGATCGCCCGGCTGAAGCTGCGCCTCGTCGGCCTCGAGGCGTTCGCCGACTACGTACCGGCATCGCTGTCGGGTGGGATGCAAAAGCGCGTCGCCATTGCCCGCGCCATCGTGCTCGATCCGGAAATCGTGTTTCTCGACGAACCGTCAGCCGGGCTTGATCCGGTGACCGGCGCCGGGCTGGATGCGTTGATTTTGCAGCTGTCGCGCAGCCTGGGGCTAACCTTCGTCGTCGTCACCCACGAACTCGCGAGCATCATGGCGATCGCCGATACCGCGCTGATGCTCGACGCCAGCGTCCGCGGTGTCATTGCCGTCGGCGCGCCCGCCGAGCTCGCCGCCCACTCGCCCGACGAACGAGTACAACGCTTCTTTCAACGCAAGGTCGCCGCATCATGA
- a CDS encoding flagellar hook-length control protein FliK — translation MASPVVTLSAPAASVAPKSSSSRDAGQGDDFGSTLAREVAARQPVPAGKDAASADQSRKDDAPEPGDAATPWLALLQSMAQVVAQPLPQEEAVSSEHLPDGGVDALAAAVTPAMISQAVQSPVQGEQPTTPALSTVASTAGSDSAASAIDELAVGGKALPAGFAAGDAETAEPRGIDLLSAAPLGASPLRSVDEAAAPTKPVATHNVVPHVGEPRWGDAVAQRVAMMIGKQEQKLEMQLNPPNLGPMDVQLTLAQDQASIVFASQHAAVREALAAATPRLTALLADQGIQLVNVQVASDTLNQHTQQQAQTGHDSGPAQRGMASQSTDQPTDLRVDLGTLRLPVGGGGLSFYA, via the coding sequence ATGGCTAGTCCTGTCGTCACGCTGTCTGCTCCCGCCGCTTCCGTTGCCCCCAAATCCAGCTCGTCGCGCGATGCCGGGCAAGGCGACGATTTTGGCAGTACGCTGGCCCGCGAGGTCGCCGCACGGCAGCCGGTGCCGGCGGGCAAGGATGCCGCTTCGGCCGATCAGAGCCGCAAGGACGATGCCCCCGAACCCGGCGACGCCGCGACGCCGTGGCTGGCGTTGCTGCAATCGATGGCGCAGGTAGTGGCGCAGCCGCTGCCGCAAGAAGAGGCCGTTTCCAGCGAACACCTGCCGGATGGCGGTGTTGATGCGCTGGCTGCGGCGGTGACGCCGGCGATGATTTCGCAGGCCGTGCAGAGCCCGGTTCAAGGCGAGCAGCCTACGACACCCGCTTTGAGTACGGTGGCATCAACAGCCGGGAGCGATTCAGCCGCCAGCGCGATAGACGAACTTGCCGTGGGCGGCAAAGCCTTGCCGGCCGGATTTGCCGCTGGCGATGCCGAGACGGCCGAGCCGCGCGGCATCGACCTGTTGAGCGCGGCCCCGCTCGGTGCCTCGCCGCTACGCAGCGTGGACGAGGCCGCCGCGCCGACCAAGCCGGTGGCGACACACAACGTCGTGCCGCATGTGGGCGAGCCGCGCTGGGGCGACGCCGTGGCGCAACGTGTGGCCATGATGATCGGCAAGCAGGAACAGAAGCTGGAAATGCAACTCAATCCGCCCAACCTTGGGCCGATGGACGTGCAGCTGACGCTGGCGCAGGACCAGGCCAGTATCGTTTTTGCCAGTCAGCATGCCGCGGTGCGCGAAGCGCTCGCCGCCGCCACCCCCCGCTTGACCGCCTTGCTGGCCGATCAGGGCATCCAGCTCGTCAACGTTCAGGTGGCCAGCGACACGCTGAACCAACACACGCAGCAGCAAGCGCAGACTGGCCACGATTCCGGCCCGGCGCAGCGTGGCATGGCAAGCCAGAGTACAGATCAGCCCACCGATTTGCGGGTTGACCTGGGTACGCTGCGCCTGCCCGTTGGCGGTGGCGGACTGAGCTTCTATGCCTGA
- the flhB gene encoding flagellar biosynthesis protein FlhB: MAEDSDLERTEPPSLKRLEDARKKGQIARSQELTSFSVLMTGMLALSITGPALLNALKQVMRGEFMFTRAVLAEPMQMYLHLIKACEAMLWACLPVFAACAVAAILAPMLMGGWLFSTEALGPNFGRLNPASGIKRMLSVRSIVEMVKAILKSGLIGGVAALVLWNERGDFVQLVAMPPDNGLAYLWGMAKFTLFAVVGAMALIVIIDVPYQLWEYYKNLRMTKEEVRQEMKESEGDPQLKGRIRQLQREAARKRMMSAIPKADVIVTNPTHYAVALQYTESMRAPVVIAKGSFLLAERIIELGKQHKVTVVRTPPLARALYHHAELGEEIPAALYTAAAEVLAYIYQLRHWQRYGGSEPTLNDALPVPKDLDPEAAP, from the coding sequence ATGGCTGAAGATTCCGACCTCGAACGCACCGAACCACCCTCGCTCAAGCGGCTCGAAGACGCGCGCAAAAAGGGCCAGATTGCCCGCTCGCAAGAGTTGACGTCGTTCAGCGTGCTGATGACCGGCATGCTGGCGCTCTCGATAACCGGCCCGGCACTGCTGAACGCGCTCAAACAGGTGATGCGCGGTGAATTCATGTTTACCCGGGCGGTGCTCGCCGAGCCGATGCAGATGTACCTGCACCTCATCAAGGCCTGCGAAGCCATGCTCTGGGCCTGCCTGCCGGTGTTTGCCGCCTGCGCGGTCGCGGCGATCCTCGCGCCGATGCTGATGGGCGGCTGGCTGTTTTCGACCGAGGCGCTGGGGCCCAACTTTGGTCGACTGAATCCCGCCAGCGGCATCAAACGCATGCTGTCGGTGCGCAGCATCGTCGAAATGGTCAAAGCCATCCTCAAATCCGGTCTGATCGGTGGTGTCGCCGCCTTGGTGCTGTGGAACGAACGCGGCGACTTCGTTCAGCTGGTCGCCATGCCGCCCGACAACGGCCTGGCCTATCTGTGGGGGATGGCAAAGTTCACGCTGTTCGCGGTGGTCGGCGCGATGGCGCTCATCGTCATCATCGACGTCCCCTACCAGCTGTGGGAGTACTACAAGAACCTGCGTATGACCAAGGAGGAAGTACGCCAGGAAATGAAGGAATCGGAGGGCGATCCGCAACTGAAAGGGCGGATTCGCCAGCTGCAGCGCGAGGCGGCACGCAAACGGATGATGTCGGCGATTCCAAAGGCCGATGTCATCGTCACCAACCCGACCCACTACGCGGTGGCATTGCAATACACCGAATCGATGCGCGCGCCGGTGGTGATCGCCAAGGGCTCCTTCCTGCTGGCCGAGCGCATCATCGAACTCGGCAAGCAGCACAAGGTCACCGTGGTTCGTACGCCGCCGCTCGCCCGTGCGCTCTACCACCACGCGGAGCTCGGCGAGGAAATCCCCGCCGCGTTGTATACTGCTGCCGCCGAAGTGCTGGCCTACATTTATCAGCTCAGGCACTGGCAACGTTACGGCGGCAGCGAACCGACGTTGAACGATGCGTTGCCGGTTCCGAAAGACCTCGACCCCGAAGCCGCCCCCTGA
- a CDS encoding AAA family ATPase gives MVARPACRSVSINGGRGGAGATTVAIHLAAALAERERAVLLLDEHTGNGNATQRLRLSPPYDFEEALRREVTLADVIVPAPGGFSLLPAAARPQVLARLNEAEAAWLAREFDVVSSDTDWLLLDTRPVTEPGVPSLSLAADDVVLVVSERAESLTDAYATIKLMASEYARTEFRILINRVRSARDAGALFERLQQVASRYLGNRVKLRLIGFVPEDERLARAARLGRTVFDAFPDAESAHAFRQLADAMLRWRRPAGAADSAADFAYRLVESSRILADRLQR, from the coding sequence ATGGTGGCGCGACCGGCTTGCCGCAGCGTCAGCATCAACGGCGGGCGCGGTGGCGCCGGCGCCACGACGGTGGCGATCCATCTGGCCGCGGCACTGGCCGAGCGCGAACGCGCGGTGCTGCTGCTGGACGAGCACACCGGCAACGGCAACGCCACCCAGCGACTCAGACTGTCGCCGCCGTACGATTTTGAAGAAGCGCTTCGCCGCGAAGTCACGCTCGCCGACGTCATCGTCCCGGCGCCGGGCGGATTTTCGCTGCTGCCCGCCGCAGCGCGGCCGCAAGTACTGGCACGGCTCAACGAAGCCGAGGCCGCCTGGCTGGCGCGTGAATTCGATGTGGTCAGCAGTGACACCGACTGGCTGCTGCTCGATACCCGGCCGGTGACCGAACCGGGCGTCCCGAGCCTGTCGCTCGCCGCCGACGATGTGGTTCTCGTCGTGTCAGAGCGAGCCGAATCGCTCACCGATGCTTATGCAACGATCAAGCTGATGGCGTCCGAGTACGCACGCACCGAATTTCGCATCCTCATCAATCGTGTCCGCAGCGCCCGCGATGCCGGCGCGCTGTTCGAGCGATTGCAACAGGTTGCGTCACGCTATCTGGGCAATCGGGTCAAACTGCGACTGATCGGCTTCGTTCCCGAAGACGAGCGACTGGCGCGCGCGGCCCGGCTGGGGCGTACGGTGTTCGATGCCTTTCCCGACGCCGAATCGGCACACGCTTTCCGCCAGCTCGCTGATGCGATGCTGCGCTGGCGCCGTCCGGCCGGCGCCGCCGACAGCGCCGCCGATTTTGCCTATCGGCTGGTCGAATCGAGCCGCATTCTTGCCGACCGGCTACAACGTTAA
- the flhF gene encoding flagellar biosynthesis protein FlhF, which produces MVVKKFYGATTRDALRQVRDELGPDALILSNRQIAGGGIEIMAVADADVAALTSAQTIAASRPAARLDPPARTEPSLRTPAPSQPLARALERSYAIPDEDDDEAPLAPQVVRSNRPPRFEALSQESPVRPAARAPQAATPAAGKTTQPAPRPAFRYQDDEAAAPQPQEAPPSAPAGAIDDIAREMRQLRGLMEHQLAGMAWSELSRHSPDKLDALRQLLSTGFCPALARQLVDKMPAQMAPEMRSRWLKAALVHNIAAVGDGEDLVAQGGVYALIGPTGVGKTTTVAKLAARCALAYGPESVALLTTDSYRIGATDQLRIYGRILGVPVHEVKDDTDFELTLADLASRHLVLIDTVGMGQRDMRIVEQLRLFQHERAHTLLLLAANAAPATLDDVARRYKNEQLAGVILTKLDETMSLGGCLDVAIRHRLKLHFVTNGQRVPEDLHPARIEYLVDRAFRAEPARPYQLQADEYPVYMGTQASSEDAGFSEPTSRP; this is translated from the coding sequence ATGGTCGTCAAGAAATTCTACGGTGCCACCACCCGTGATGCGCTACGCCAGGTTCGTGATGAGCTCGGCCCGGACGCGCTCATTCTTTCGAACCGGCAGATCGCCGGTGGCGGCATCGAAATCATGGCCGTCGCCGACGCCGATGTCGCCGCGCTGACCAGCGCGCAAACCATCGCCGCCAGTCGTCCGGCCGCCCGGCTTGATCCGCCCGCGCGCACCGAGCCGTCGTTGCGGACGCCTGCGCCCTCGCAACCATTGGCACGCGCACTGGAACGTTCATATGCGATTCCGGATGAAGACGATGATGAAGCGCCGCTCGCGCCGCAAGTCGTGCGCAGCAACCGCCCTCCCCGTTTTGAAGCGCTGAGCCAGGAAAGCCCCGTCCGGCCCGCCGCACGCGCGCCGCAGGCCGCAACACCGGCGGCCGGAAAAACCACGCAACCGGCGCCGCGCCCGGCTTTCCGCTACCAAGACGACGAAGCCGCTGCGCCGCAGCCCCAGGAGGCGCCGCCAAGCGCCCCTGCCGGCGCGATCGATGACATCGCCCGTGAAATGCGCCAGCTGCGCGGGTTGATGGAGCACCAACTGGCCGGCATGGCCTGGAGCGAGCTGTCGCGCCACTCGCCCGACAAGCTCGATGCCCTGCGGCAATTGTTGAGCACCGGCTTCTGCCCGGCACTGGCACGCCAGCTCGTCGACAAAATGCCGGCGCAAATGGCGCCGGAAATGCGCTCGCGCTGGCTCAAGGCCGCGCTGGTTCACAATATTGCCGCGGTCGGCGATGGCGAAGATCTGGTCGCCCAGGGCGGCGTGTACGCGCTGATCGGCCCGACCGGTGTCGGCAAGACCACTACCGTTGCCAAACTGGCGGCGCGCTGCGCCCTCGCCTACGGTCCGGAATCGGTCGCACTGCTGACCACCGACAGCTACCGGATCGGCGCCACCGACCAGCTGCGCATTTATGGCCGCATCCTTGGCGTGCCGGTGCACGAGGTCAAGGACGATACCGATTTCGAACTCACCCTCGCCGATCTGGCATCGCGCCATCTGGTACTGATCGACACCGTCGGCATGGGTCAGCGGGACATGCGCATCGTCGAGCAACTACGGTTGTTCCAGCACGAGCGCGCGCACACGCTGCTGCTGCTGGCGGCCAATGCCGCCCCGGCAACGCTCGACGATGTCGCGCGACGCTACAAGAACGAACAGCTTGCCGGCGTGATCCTGACCAAGCTCGATGAAACGATGAGTCTCGGCGGCTGCCTCGACGTGGCGATCCGCCATCGGCTCAAGCTGCATTTCGTCACCAACGGCCAGCGCGTCCCGGAAGACCTTCACCCCGCGCGGATCGAATACCTCGTCGATCGCGCCTTCCGCGCCGAACCGGCCCGGCCTTATCAGCTGCAAGCCGACGAATACCCCGTTTACATGGGTACTCAGGCCAGCAGCGAGGACGCCGGCTTCAGCGAGCCGACGTCGCGCCCCTAG
- the fliL gene encoding flagellar basal body-associated protein FliL: MAEAQAAPKGSKKLIIIIVIVVAVLLLAIAGAAAFMLTRSADHGDDGGAAQTQETAKKKTSKNADHVPIFEKLQQFTVNLNSPDEDAMLQTDIVVEVADAKFQEQIKAQMPKIQSQINQLLRSKSPQDVRAVDGMTKLGGEVRMLINRALGVESEDEGVLSVNFTTFIVQ, from the coding sequence ATGGCCGAAGCCCAAGCGGCGCCGAAAGGCAGTAAGAAACTGATCATCATCATCGTGATCGTCGTCGCGGTGCTGCTGCTGGCGATCGCCGGTGCGGCGGCGTTCATGCTGACGCGCTCGGCCGATCACGGCGACGACGGCGGTGCTGCGCAAACGCAAGAAACCGCCAAGAAGAAAACCTCGAAAAACGCGGATCACGTGCCTATTTTCGAAAAATTGCAGCAATTCACCGTCAATTTGAATTCGCCTGACGAAGATGCCATGCTGCAAACGGATATTGTCGTCGAAGTTGCCGACGCCAAGTTCCAGGAACAGATCAAGGCACAGATGCCCAAAATTCAAAGCCAGATCAATCAGCTGCTGCGGAGCAAATCGCCGCAAGACGTGCGCGCGGTTGATGGGATGACCAAGCTGGGTGGCGAAGTTCGCATGCTGATCAATCGGGCTCTGGGCGTCGAGAGCGAGGATGAAGGCGTGTTGTCGGTCAATTTCACCACCTTCATCGTCCAATAG
- the flhA gene encoding flagellar biosynthesis protein FlhA: MVLGMMILPLPALALDFFFTFNIAISIIVLMVSLYTREPLEFSAFPTVLLVTTLLRLSLNVASTKLVLTEGHTGAGAAGQVIEAFGHVLIGGNLTVGIIAFVILTIINFVVITKGAGRIAEVSARFTLDAMPGKQMAIDADLNAGLIGEEDARKRRSAISQEANFFGSMDGASKFVRGDAIAGILVMVINMIGGLIIGTVQHDLPFAEAARTYTMLTIGDGLVAQIPSLIISVAAGIVVSRVGTEQDLSEQLLGQLFANSQVLYTTAAVIGVLGIIPGMPHLAFLLIAAMAAGLAWWLDNRRQRTATIAADSGLTPTAAATTPPPLQEVSWNDVQPVDPVGLEVGYRLISLVDRNQDGELLRRIRGIRKKIAQELGFLVPAVHIRDNLELKPNQYRIQLKGVDVGAGEAFVGQWLAINPGNVAGSLAGTTTTDPTFGLPATWIDVSLRDQAQALGYTVVDTATVIGTHISNLLQSHAAELLGREEVQSLLDHFAKESPKLVEDLVPKLIPVGTLQKVLQSLLDEGMHIRDLRTILETLGEHIGRTQDIDELTAAVRVALGRAIIHQLFPGENELPVVALEPQLENILMSASNGRGGLEPGLAERLLQQASQLTEQMEAQGLNTVLITPGALRPMLSRFLRRSIPNLRVIAHTEIPDTKTIRIVGVLGGA, translated from the coding sequence ATGGTGCTCGGCATGATGATTCTGCCGCTGCCCGCGCTCGCGCTCGACTTCTTCTTTACCTTCAATATCGCCATTTCGATCATCGTGTTGATGGTCAGCCTGTACACGCGCGAACCGCTGGAATTCTCGGCCTTCCCGACCGTGCTACTGGTCACGACGCTATTGCGGCTAAGCCTCAACGTCGCCTCGACCAAGCTCGTGCTCACCGAAGGTCACACCGGCGCCGGCGCGGCCGGTCAGGTGATCGAGGCCTTCGGCCATGTGCTGATCGGCGGCAACCTCACCGTCGGCATCATCGCCTTCGTCATCCTCACCATCATCAACTTCGTCGTCATCACCAAGGGTGCCGGCCGGATCGCCGAAGTGTCGGCACGCTTCACCCTGGATGCGATGCCCGGCAAGCAGATGGCGATCGACGCCGACCTCAACGCCGGCCTGATCGGCGAAGAGGATGCACGCAAGCGCCGGTCGGCCATCTCGCAGGAAGCCAACTTCTTCGGCTCGATGGACGGTGCCAGCAAGTTCGTTCGCGGTGATGCCATCGCCGGCATTCTGGTGATGGTGATCAATATGATCGGCGGGCTGATCATCGGCACGGTGCAGCACGACCTGCCCTTCGCCGAGGCCGCCCGCACCTACACGATGCTGACCATCGGTGACGGCCTGGTTGCGCAGATTCCATCGCTGATCATCTCGGTCGCCGCCGGTATTGTCGTATCGCGCGTCGGCACCGAGCAGGATCTGTCCGAACAGCTGCTGGGTCAGCTCTTCGCCAATTCGCAAGTGCTCTACACCACCGCTGCGGTGATCGGCGTCCTCGGCATCATTCCGGGCATGCCGCATCTGGCCTTCCTGCTGATCGCCGCCATGGCCGCCGGCCTCGCCTGGTGGCTGGACAACCGCAGGCAGCGCACTGCGACCATCGCAGCCGACAGCGGGCTCACGCCCACCGCAGCGGCCACCACTCCGCCCCCCTTGCAGGAAGTCAGCTGGAACGATGTCCAGCCGGTTGATCCGGTCGGGCTGGAAGTCGGCTACCGGCTGATATCGCTGGTCGATCGCAATCAGGATGGCGAATTGTTGCGGCGCATCCGCGGCATCCGCAAAAAGATCGCCCAGGAACTCGGTTTTCTGGTGCCGGCGGTGCATATCCGCGACAACCTCGAACTCAAGCCCAACCAGTACCGGATCCAGCTCAAGGGCGTCGATGTCGGCGCCGGCGAGGCGTTTGTCGGCCAGTGGCTGGCGATCAATCCCGGCAACGTCGCCGGCTCGCTCGCCGGCACCACCACCACGGACCCGACCTTCGGCCTGCCGGCGACCTGGATCGACGTCAGCCTGCGCGATCAGGCCCAGGCACTCGGCTACACCGTGGTTGATACCGCGACGGTGATCGGCACGCATATCTCCAATCTGCTGCAAAGCCACGCCGCCGAATTGCTCGGCCGCGAGGAAGTGCAATCGCTGCTCGATCACTTCGCCAAAGAGTCACCGAAGCTGGTCGAGGATCTCGTCCCCAAGCTGATTCCGGTTGGCACCTTGCAGAAGGTGCTGCAAAGCCTGCTTGATGAGGGCATGCATATCCGCGATCTGCGCACGATCCTGGAAACACTGGGCGAACATATCGGCCGCACCCAGGACATCGACGAGCTGACCGCGGCGGTACGCGTCGCGCTGGGCCGCGCCATCATCCACCAGCTGTTCCCGGGCGAAAACGAACTACCGGTGGTGGCGCTGGAACCGCAGCTCGAGAACATCCTGATGTCGGCCAGCAACGGCCGTGGCGGGCTAGAGCCCGGATTGGCCGAGCGGCTGTTGCAACAGGCGTCGCAGTTGACCGAGCAAATGGAAGCGCAAGGGCTGAACACCGTGCTGATCACCCCCGGTGCCCTACGGCCGATGCTGAGCCGCTTCCTGCGCCGCTCGATCCCCAATTTGCGTGTGATCGCCCACACCGAGATTCCCGACACTAAGACCATCCGCATCGTCGGCGTGCTCGGCGGCGCTTAG
- a CDS encoding ABC transporter permease encodes MSAELIVDTNGLALRGRLDADGAAMVWAQARSAVTTRCVVDASAVEYCDGAGTALLFDLIQRGARIDGLPERYAALLADLQPDKPLILPEPKPHGIGDEMAAFGQAISSEFRLTMAFVGVFTADIARIFTARGKIRWRNGFAVASSAGADALPIVALVAFLFGVILSFQSAVPMRQFGAELFVADLVGLSLVRELAPLMTAILLAGRTGAAFAAELGTMKVNEEINALITLGLDPFRFLVIPRLLAVALIMPMLTICAEVIGLAGMAMVMATFDVPFATSLSRATTIVSLSDFFGGLGKSMVFGFFIAAIGCLRGLRTGAGAAAVGESTTRAVVSSIVMLVVVDGLFAVVFYILGW; translated from the coding sequence ATGTCTGCCGAACTGATCGTCGACACCAACGGGCTGGCGCTACGCGGCCGGCTCGACGCCGATGGTGCCGCGATGGTCTGGGCGCAGGCGCGCAGCGCGGTCACGACCCGCTGCGTGGTTGACGCCAGCGCGGTCGAGTATTGCGATGGTGCAGGCACCGCGCTGCTATTCGACCTGATCCAGCGCGGCGCGCGCATTGACGGCCTGCCCGAGCGCTACGCCGCCCTGCTCGCCGACCTGCAACCGGACAAACCACTGATCCTGCCCGAGCCCAAGCCGCATGGCATCGGCGACGAAATGGCCGCATTCGGTCAGGCGATCAGCAGCGAATTCAGGCTGACGATGGCCTTCGTTGGCGTATTTACCGCCGACATAGCGCGGATTTTCACCGCGCGCGGCAAGATCCGCTGGCGCAACGGCTTTGCCGTGGCCAGCAGCGCCGGCGCCGATGCGCTGCCGATTGTCGCGCTGGTCGCCTTTCTGTTCGGCGTCATCCTGTCGTTTCAGTCGGCGGTGCCGATGCGCCAGTTCGGCGCCGAACTGTTCGTCGCCGATCTTGTCGGCCTGTCGCTGGTACGCGAGCTGGCGCCGCTGATGACCGCCATCCTGCTCGCCGGCCGCACCGGCGCGGCCTTTGCGGCCGAACTGGGCACGATGAAGGTCAATGAGGAAATCAACGCGCTGATCACGCTCGGGCTCGATCCGTTCCGCTTTCTGGTCATTCCGCGCCTCTTGGCCGTCGCGCTGATCATGCCGATGCTGACGATCTGCGCCGAGGTCATCGGCCTTGCCGGCATGGCGATGGTGATGGCGACCTTCGACGTACCGTTCGCCACCTCGCTGAGTCGCGCCACCACCATCGTGAGCCTCAGCGATTTCTTCGGCGGCCTTGGCAAATCGATGGTGTTCGGCTTTTTCATCGCCGCCATCGGCTGCCTGCGCGGCCTGCGCACCGGCGCCGGTGCGGCAGCGGTCGGCGAATCGACCACGCGTGCGGTCGTCAGCAGCATCGTGATGCTGGTCGTCGTCGACGGTCTGTTCGCCGTCGTGTTCTACATTCTGGGATGGTAG
- a CDS encoding MlaD family protein yields MTPRQNHIRLGLFVTLTVALALVLLIAFGAGRWFSNDPILETYFNESVKGLDVGSSVRYRGVAIGEVSKIGFTASKYPEATDSSWRHHYVLVEMRLRPDTLGPRAEDTLNQKALNEEIARGLRVRIAPQGLTGANYLEIDYVETNRSAPLPINWTPTALYVPSARSTVGQLLNATQSIAEKLAKIDLQTMVDKISRTADTLDTKLNAMPLEEIGRAAQKTTEQLSAMPLKPLGDESLALVKELRQNNTRLGGILADPALASAPAQLQATLHSANTLLSNPAWGQSLERLNHSLGEIDRLLLDRNALLGNTLDNLYSGSNELDALLRDIRANPSSLLFSEPPPPYSLPQR; encoded by the coding sequence ATGACCCCCAGACAAAACCACATTCGCCTCGGCCTCTTCGTTACCCTGACCGTCGCGCTGGCGCTGGTGCTGTTGATCGCCTTCGGCGCCGGCCGCTGGTTTTCCAACGATCCGATTCTGGAGACCTATTTCAACGAGTCGGTCAAAGGGCTGGATGTCGGCTCGTCGGTGCGCTACAGGGGGGTGGCGATCGGCGAGGTCAGCAAGATCGGTTTTACCGCGAGCAAGTATCCGGAGGCGACCGACAGCAGCTGGCGTCATCATTACGTGTTGGTGGAAATGCGCCTGCGCCCGGACACACTCGGCCCGCGCGCCGAGGACACGCTGAATCAGAAGGCGTTGAACGAGGAAATCGCCCGCGGCCTGCGCGTGCGCATTGCACCGCAGGGGCTGACCGGCGCCAACTATCTTGAGATCGACTATGTCGAGACCAATCGCAGCGCGCCGCTGCCGATCAACTGGACCCCAACGGCCTTGTACGTGCCCTCGGCGCGCAGCACCGTCGGCCAGCTCCTGAACGCAACGCAGAGCATTGCCGAGAAACTGGCCAAGATCGACCTGCAAACCATGGTCGACAAGATCTCCCGCACCGCCGACACCCTCGATACCAAGTTGAACGCCATGCCGCTGGAAGAAATCGGTCGCGCCGCACAGAAGACCACCGAGCAACTGTCTGCAATGCCGCTCAAACCCCTCGGTGATGAATCGCTGGCGCTGGTGAAAGAGCTGCGGCAGAACAACACACGCCTCGGCGGCATACTGGCCGATCCGGCGCTCGCCAGCGCACCGGCCCAGTTGCAAGCCACGCTGCACTCGGCCAATACCCTGCTCTCCAACCCGGCGTGGGGGCAATCGCTTGAGCGGCTCAACCACTCGCTTGGCGAAATCGACCGCCTGTTGCTCGATCGCAATGCCCTGCTCGGCAATACGCTAGACAACCTCTATAGCGGCAGCAACGAGCTTGATGCACTGTTACGGGATATTCGCGCCAATCCGTCATCCTTGCTGTTCTCCGAACCGCCGCCCCCCTACTCCTTGCCGCAACGCTAA
- a CDS encoding RluA family pseudouridine synthase: MPTALPYIPPADTGLELVHVDHALIVVAKPAGLLAVPGRGEDKADCLSARVQAVYPDALIVHRLDMATSGLMVFGRGLASQRRLGAAFEQRLADKRYIAIVAGVIAADSGEIDLPIGADWANRPRRQIDLKRGKPALTRFRVIERNVLSDCSRVALEPVTGRTHQLRVHLLAIGHPIWGDELYAGEAAARAPRLLLHAESLSLPHPDDGRMLDFSSPAPF; the protein is encoded by the coding sequence ATGCCCACCGCCTTGCCCTACATTCCGCCGGCCGACACCGGGCTGGAGCTTGTCCATGTCGACCATGCGCTGATCGTCGTTGCCAAGCCCGCCGGCCTGCTGGCGGTGCCGGGCCGTGGCGAGGACAAGGCCGATTGTCTCAGCGCAAGGGTGCAGGCTGTGTATCCGGATGCCCTGATCGTGCATCGGCTGGATATGGCGACCTCCGGGCTGATGGTGTTCGGCCGCGGGCTGGCGTCGCAGCGACGTTTGGGTGCTGCGTTCGAGCAGCGGCTGGCCGATAAACGCTACATCGCCATCGTTGCCGGGGTGATTGCCGCCGACAGCGGCGAGATCGATTTGCCGATCGGCGCCGATTGGGCGAACCGGCCACGCCGACAGATCGACCTCAAGCGCGGCAAACCGGCGCTGACGCGATTTCGCGTGATCGAACGCAACGTCTTGAGTGATTGCAGCCGTGTCGCGCTGGAACCGGTCACCGGCCGCACGCACCAGTTGCGCGTGCATCTATTGGCGATCGGCCATCCGATCTGGGGAGACGAGCTTTATGCCGGCGAGGCCGCCGCGCGGGCGCCGCGTTTGTTGCTGCACGCCGAATCGCTCAGCCTGCCGCATCCCGATGACGGGCGGATGCTGGATTTCAGCTCGCCAGCGCCGTTCTGA